One genomic segment of Rhinolophus sinicus isolate RSC01 linkage group LG11, ASM3656204v1, whole genome shotgun sequence includes these proteins:
- the HSPB6 gene encoding heat shock protein beta-6, with the protein MEIPVPVQPSWLRRASAPLPGLSAPGRLFDQRFGEGLLEAELASLCPAALAPYYLRAPSVALPAAQVPTDPGQFSVMLDVKHFSPEEIAVKVVGEHVEVHARHEERPDEHGFVAREFHRRYRLPPGVDPASVTSALSPEGVLSIQAAPAPAQAPLPPSAATAK; encoded by the exons ATGGAGATCCCCGTGCCTGTGCAGCCGTCTTGGCTGCGCCGCGCCTCGGCCCCGTTGCCTGGGCTCTCGGCGCCCGGGCGCCTCTTCGATCAGCGCTTCGGCGAGGGGCTGCTGGAGGCCGAGCTCGCTTCGCTCTGCCCCGCCGCGCTGGCGCCCTACTATCTGCGCGCACCCAGCGTGGCGCTGCCTGCCGCCCAg GTGCCGACAGACCCTGGGCAGTTCTCGGTGATGCTGGATGTGAAGCACTTCTCGCCGGAGGAAATCGCTGTCAAGGTTGTTGGCGAACACGTGGAGGTGCACGCACGCCACGAAGAGCGCCCG GATGAGCACGGATTCGTCGCACGCGAGTTCCACCGCCGCTACCGCTTGCCGCCTGGTGTGGACCCTGCCTCAGTGACGTCTGCGCTGTCCCCTGAGGGCGTCCTATCCATCCAGGCTGCACCTGCGCCAGCCCAGGCTCCACTGCCGCCATCAGCAGCTACTGCCAAGTAG
- the LIN37 gene encoding protein lin-37 homolog — protein sequence MFPVKVKVEKSELEMAKARNQLDAVLQCLLEKSHMDRERLDEEAGKTPSDTHKDCSIVSTGKRPSARFPHQRRKKRREMDDGLAEGGPQRTNAYVIKLFDRSVDLAQFSENTPLYPICRAWMRNSPSVREHERSPSSPLPPLPEDEEGSEVTNSKSRDIYKLPPPTAPGPPGDACRSRIPSPLQPETQGTPDDEPSEPEPSPSTLIYRNMQRWKRIRQRWKEASHRNQLRYSESMKILREMYERQ from the exons ATGTTCCCGGTGAAGGTGAAAGTGGAGAAATCAG AGTTGGAGATGGCCAAGGCCCGGAACCAACTGGATGCCGTTCTGCAGTGTCTCCTGGAGAAGAGTCACATGGACAG GGAGCGTCTGGATGAGGAAGCTGGGAAGACCCCCTCAGACACCCACAA GGATTGCTCCATCGTGTCCACCGGCAAACG GCCATCCGCCCGCTTCCCCCaccagaggaggaagaagaggagggaaatggATGATGGGCTGGCAGAGGGAGGGCCACAGCGAACCA ACGCGTATGTGATCAAGCTGTTTGACCGGAGTGTGGACTTGGCTCAGTTCAGTGAGAACACACCGCTGTATCCAATCTGCCGTGCCTGGATGCGCAACAGCCCCTCAGTGCGCGAGCATGAGCGCTCGCCGAGCTCACCGCTGCCCCCACTGCCTGAGGATGAGGAG GGTTCAGAGGTCACCAACAGCAAGAGTCGTGATATATATAAGCTGCCTCCACCCACAGCCCCTGGGCCACCTGGAGATGCTTGCAGATCCCGAATCCCATCCCCACTACAGCCTGAGACCCAGGGTACCCCTGATGATGAG CCCTCCGAGCCTGAGCCCTCACCCTCCACACTCATCTACCGCAACATGCAGCGCTGGAAACGCATCCGCCAGAG GTGGAAGGAGGCATCTCATCGGAACCAGCTTCGTTACTCAGAAAGCATGAAGATCCTACGGGAGATGTATGAGCGACAGTGA